TCCATCCCACACCATATTCTTTATGATCTGTTGATAATGAAGCGATACTTGCTTGCCTTCTAATTTCATCAGGATGTCTGCTGTCGCATTATCGCGTACAGAGAACGCCCAGATACTGTTCACTTGTGCCGTATTTGGAATATTGCCCATACCGCCAATGTTCAGCTCGCCTTCGTAGGTTTTAAACACATATCCCTTTTTCGAAAACTTAATCAGCACCCCTGCTCGGCTACCTTCACTGTAGGTATAGTTGAAAATGAGAAAAGTGCTGACGACTCCCGCAATCACTATTGCCAGCACAATGAACATCCATTTTTTACCGGACGATTGTTTTGATACCGTATCAGCCATGTTGTTGTTTTCTTTCGATGCTAAACCAGCGTTTCATTTGAACACTTCAGATAGGATATTGATATAGGGACAGACACTCTTTATTGAAATCCTTTTTTGATCTTCCCCTCTGCTACACGTGCCTTATTCGTCCAGTGTCATGCGCGCCTCCCAGATGAACTCGTCTCTTCGCAGTAGTCGCTCTGTCATCGTGCGCATTCGTATCTCTGTCGTGCCGAAAGACTGCCTGGCGATCATTCCCTCGTTGCCTCACAGGATACGGGTGGCCGGATACAACGGTTCGATCAATCCGTAGCGGGCACGATCATGACCGTACACACCACGAATTCCACGATACGCGTGCGCGTGTCTGTCCCTATGTTCCATTACGCAGATGCATCCGTATCACTATCAAGACCTCTCACCTTCTCATCACCATGATCATCGTCATCCCCAGCATCATCTTCCTCAAACGGTGTACCAGGAAAATCATCATCTGAGAGTATGGGTGGTGCATCAGAGTTAAACAACGCCATAATCCATACATCCTTATTATCTGAGTCGAATATAAAGGACACACCTTTGCCATATCGTTCTCGTAATGTCTTTAATACCGGGTGCGTGGAACGGACTTTCTGGAAGAAGTCTGTTATAGCATCGTGCTCTTGTTTCTCCAGTTGTTCAAGCTCCAATTCAACGTGTTCCAAGGCGAGTTTGGCTTTCTTTGCCATAAACTCCGCATGGTCGGCAAGACGCTGAGATTTTTCCAGTGCAATATCGGTCATTGTTTGGCATTTAGCACGAAGCATCATAATCTTGGAATGGTCCATGAGGGAATCTGGATCGGTCACTGGTATACGCATGGGTTCTTTGAGCAATGCGACTTTCATGGTGCCTCCTTTAAATGGCGATAGAGGTGGAAATGGTCTTGGGGATAGTCCTGGAAATGGTTGGTACCGGGTATGGCGCTCCTTATTTTATTAATTTCGTCGATGTGCAGCACGTAGAATCGAGATGGCACGACCAGGCAGCGCCAATTTGTTTGTGCAAGGCGCGGGTCTCCAGAGGTGATGACAACAAACGGGAAACACGCGGGATGGAAAACATCACCGTATCTGGAGCTACTCCGGCAGGCAGTTCGATTTCCACCGTCATTTCCTGGCCGTCGATGACCGGCAACCAGTACGTCCGCGCTTCATCGCTTGTGTCGCCAGCGGCACGATTGCGGGCGAGGGTTTCCATGATCTCCTGGCCTGAGACCTCGAACACTTGCTCCGAGCGTCGCGTCAGGGCGGGCGGGTCGGCCGCCAGCGATTCCGCGAGCTTCAGGCGCACGAGGTCGTGGGATATTGTCATCGTCAGAAGGATACGCTACGCCACATCGGTCCTGAAGGGAAGGACAATTCTGTCGGAGGACCGGCTGGCTTCCGGCACGAGCACCCACGCGATGCCTCGTTGATGGCCTCCGCACGCCGGGAAGTCATCGCGACTCCTCCGCCCGCGCCAGCAGCGCGGCAAAGCCGTGTCAGAGTTGATGCCCTGGTGATCAGCCGACGTAGGTGAATCTACACAAATGGTCGCTGTCCCTATTTCCAGCAACTGCGGGATACCTTATGCGGAAGAAGAGGGGTGATATGGCGCATAGTCCGTATATCCTTCAGGCCCAGATGTATGCCATCGCGACATATCTTCAGCAGGGTTGACAGGCCAATTATTCCGGAATCGTTCGGGTAAGTCAGGATTTGTGATAAAAGGTCGGCCAAAGGCGATCATGTCTGCATGGCGTGCTGCGATGCGCTCTTCTGCTGTTTCTTTGGTATAACCGCAGTTTCCAATAATGATGCCGTGAAACAGTGGCCTGAATTCCGCTAAGGTCATCTGTACACCTTTCCCATGAAAACCAAAAGCCAGCCCATCCATGATATGCAGATAACCAAGTTTCAATGCATTTAACTTTTCGGTAGCATAAAGATACGTCTGCCTAAAGTCATCACTGCCCATATCATTAAACGCGCCGTTTGGCGAGATGCGGGCCCCGACCTGTTCCGGCGGCCAGACCTCAAGCACCGCTTCCAGCACTTCTTTAAAAAAACGGAATCTGTTTTCAAGACTGTCACCATATTGATCGTCGCGGTGATTGGTTTGCGAATCAAGGAATTGATTGATCAAATAGCCATTGGCGCCGTGCACTTCTACCCCGGAAAACCCGGCGGCCTTGGCATTCTTTGCCGCCTTACGGTAATCATTCACGGTGGTCTGAATGTCAGCCAATGACAGTGGTCGTGGAGTTTCATATGGCTTATTGCCGAGAGGGGTGCGGATGTGATCACCGTTCAGCTTCACAGCAGAAGCGGAGACAGGAAGGTCACCATGATGGAAATCACTGTGCGAGGCCCTACCGCAATGCCATAGCTGAAGAAATATGGGCGTGCCTGTTGGTGTGACTTTGTCCGTGACCTTCCGCCAGCCCTCGACCATCTCATCAGTAAAGATTCCCGGAGAGTCAATCCAGCCAATGCCCTGTTGTGAAATCACTGTCGCTTCGGTTATCAGAAGCCCGGCACTTGCTCGCTGGTAATAATGCTCTGCCATAAGATCATTCGGCACGCGCTCCTTACCAGCACGCCCCCTTGTCAGCGGTGCCATGACGATGCGGTTTTTCAGGTGCAGTGTGCCCATTGAGAGTGAGTCAAATAACCTGCTGCTTTTCATGTAATCTCCTACTCTTAGTCTTTGCGCTATAGATCTTTGCAGGAGAATGCGGGGCTGAGCCGGCCTAAGCGGCCGCATCGCGTGCCGCCACGTTGATGGATGGGTGAGGCGCCATCACTGCCAACAACGCGGTTCAGGAATTACACTTCTAAGAGGACACACCCTCCATCTGTTGTGAGTGATCCGTGAAGTTCGCCAGGCGGGCGAGTCGCGTCATGACCGGCATCACGCCATACGCCCAACGCGTGGTCATACAGACGGCCGCTGAGCCTACACACGTCCTCCGAGTAGGGATGAGTTTTCCTCCACGTGGAGATGTATCGGTATCCAGTAGGACGCGTGTCGATCGTGTGTATTCACCGGTTATTGGGTCGATGCTGAGCGTACGTTCCTCGGCCATTCCTTCGAGCCCCTTGATTGGCGTCTACCGTGTCCGGCGTTCTGTGCTCAGGGTGTTGCAGTCGATCATCGTAGATTTCGTCATTCCATGCCCGGTATGTCAAGGAGATGGCGCCGAACAGCGAGCATCACCGGCGCGGCGACGCCGTGTCCGAGTTGATGCCCTGGTTATCATCCGATGCAGCTGAATCTACACAAATGGTTGCTATCCCGATTTTACGTGGATCGGCGTGTACCGCCGCCTCGGCCTTGCCGGCGGCTTAGAGGACGTCCGGCTATTCGGACTCCAGGAAGGCGAACTGGCTCATGTCCCCAGTACCGGGATGTCGCGAGTTTGTCGCAAGTTGTGTCGCAGCTCCGTCACGGATCTCCCACGAGCTTCTGATGGCATGATGTGCAGAAGTGACGGCGCTTGCAGGAGAATGCCAGGAGATATTCATGGCCGCGATCCTTGCATTTCACACGGGCAAAGCCGTTGCGCAAATCGCCGCAATCCCAGGTAACGGAATATCGTCTGCCCTATTTCAGGTGGCAGATACCCCAAGCGGGCGTGATACCGCTCCTCGTGTACCCGCTCCAGTTCCTCGAAGAAGTCCTCTACGCATCGGTAATAGTCCGATAATCTGGGATTGCGCGGGGTGTAGAGCGCAGATCACTTGTTTTCCACCCTCACACTACCGTGCCGGCGGGCACGATCGCCCCCTTCGACACAACCAGGATGCCGTCGACGATGGCGATACCGTCGCGCACATGGCCGTTGGGCTTACCCACCGGGTTGAGCGTGACGTTGTCGCCGATACGGGCGTTCTTGTCGATGATAGCGGTGCGGAAGTGGCAGTTGCGGCCGATGCCGATATTGGGGATACCGTTGGCGGCGTTGGCCGCGAAGTCGACATCCGACTCGTAGTAGTCGGCGCCCATCATCACCACGTCCTCAAGGTCCACTCCTTCGCGCAGTACCGAACGGATACCGACCACGCAACGTTTGATGTGCGCCTGACTGATGATGCTTCCGTCGCCGATGATGGCATGGTCGATCGTGCAGAGGTTTACCTTCGTCGCCGGCAAATAGCGGGCGTGCGTGTAGATCGGATCGATCTGGGTGAAGAAGTTGAACGACGGCAGCGGATGGGCGAGCTGGAGGTTGGCCTCGAAGAAGGCGCGCACGGTGCCGATGTCCTCCCAATACCCCTCGAAGAGGTGGCTGAAGAGGCGCTTCTTGCCGAGGAGACCGGGGATGATCTCCTTGCCGAAATCGGTCATGTTGTTGTCGAGCGCCTCCTGCAGGACTTCGCGTTTGAAAACGTAGATACCCATCGAGGCCAGGCAGCGTTTTTCGGTGGAGCGGGTCTTGAGGAGTTGCTCGATGGCGGGGCTGACGGCGAGGCTCTGGATCACCTCCGGGTCCTTGGGTTTCTCGACGAAGGAGTCGATCGAGAGGTCGTCATGTACGCGCATCAGGCCGAGGCCTGCGATGGCGGAGGTCGGCAGCGCGATGGCGGAGATCGTCACATCGGCGGCAGTACGGATATGCTGGTCGATGATCTGGCGGAAATCCATCCGGTAGAGCTGGTCGCCCGAAAGCACGAGCACGAGATCGTGCGGGTAGGTGCGGAAATGGGTGAGGTTGCGCCGCACAGCGTCGGCAGTGCCCTGATACCAGTCGGTGGTCTTCTCGGTCTGCTCGGCCGAGAGGATGTCGACGAAGCCGCCACCGAAGGGGTCGAAGTTATAGGTATTCTGGATATGCCGGTGCAGTGACGCGGTGTTGAACTGCGTGAGCAGGAAGATCCGGTTGATGCCGCTGTTGAGGCAGTTGCTGATCGGGATATCGACGAGGCGGTATTTGCCGGCGAGCGGCACCGCCGGTTTGCAGCGTTCCTTGGTTAAAGGATAAAGCCGGGTGCCCCGGCCGCCGCCCATGATCACTGCCACTACTGGAGAACGTGTTATCATTTTTTCCGCGAAAGTGTGAAGCCGAAGGGTCTCGGGCAAATGCCTTGCGCCGACGGTAGCGCAGGCAACAGCATCGTAAAACTAAAAACCCGGACATTATGTGCGGTATCGTCGGCGACGTAGGCACACAACGTGCGGTCAACATCCTCCTCGAAGGCCTCACGCGCGTGGAGTACTGCGGCTATGACTCCGCCGGTGTCGCCGTCCGGGGGAAGGGGCAGATCGCGGTGGTCAAGAAGATCGGCCGCGTCGATACCCTCGCCAAGCTCGCCGCCCCGCGCACATTCCGCGCCACCACCGGCATCGGCCACACCCGTTGGCCCACCCACGGCGACGTGACCGACGCCAACACCCATCCCCACCTCCGCTCCGACGGCACGTTCGCCCTCATCCACAACGGCGTGATCGAGAACTACGTTGGCATGAAGCGTTTCCTCATCGAGAAGGGCGTCACCTTCCAGTCAGAGACCGACACCGAGGCGCTCGTCAACCTCTTTGATAGGAATGTGCTTTTTGAGTTGAGAAGATACCACCCGAAATAAGAGTGCGTCAAGAAGATGCCTGCCCACGTCATCCGCACACGCGTCATGCGGCATCCTCATATTCCGGCACGTAGTGAGCCTCTTCATATTCACCCACCTGACTATCGGCGTACACGAGCAGCGGGTCTGCTTCCTCCGTGACCGGCGGCCCTCTTCCTCGTTGCGGCTGTCGCTTCGGAATCGGCGTGCTTAATATAGAGACAAACACTCTTTATTAAAATCCTTTGGGTCTTCCCCTCTGCAACACGTGTATGACTCGTCCAGTATCCTGCGCACCTCACAGATGAACCCGTCTCTTTGCAGCAGCTGCTCTGTCATCGTGCGCATTCAAGGCTCTGTCGTTCCGAAAGACCGCCTGGCGATCATTCCTTCGTTGCCTCACATAATACGGGTGACCAAACGCAACGGTTCGGGTCATCCGTGGCATGCACGTTCATGACCGCGAATACCACGAATTGTCACGATACTAATGTCTGTCCCTATTTTAATCGCTTCGCGCAAGGTTTCTTATGGCGGACGGTGCATCCCCACCAGAAGTCGGCAGCAATGGCCTTCCCCCCCGGACCATTTCTCAATGTAAGAGTCGAGCTGCTTCCCCCGCGAAGGTTAAAGTAACTTACGCAGAAGTCGGCGCGGTCGGCCACCTCAATGGTCTGTTGCAGTACCGGCAGGAGCGATTGCTCGATGTTGTCTAATATCCTAGGCATCGAAGAGGGAGGATGCTCGCTTCAGGCAACGGTGACAAAGACAGGGGAACCTCTGGGTAAGCTGTGCGTCTCGCAAGGAGCGGGGGAGCCCCCCCAAGCCCTCGGGACGGCAGCTAGGCGGGCGCCGAAGGCGAGATGCAGAGAGCGGCAGGCAACGACCGAAGACAGTCAGGCCGGAGGGGAACTGGCGTGGTAACGCCAGCCACGAAGCCATAACGTTTAGCTCGAAAGAGGGAGAGTCTTCCGCAGGCAATCTCCCGTTGACCGTGATTGATGATATGCGTATCATCGGAGCAT
The window above is part of the Candidatus Methylomirabilis limnetica genome. Proteins encoded here:
- a CDS encoding glucose-1-phosphate adenylyltransferase; translation: MITRSPVVAVIMGGGRGTRLYPLTKERCKPAVPLAGKYRLVDIPISNCLNSGINRIFLLTQFNTASLHRHIQNTYNFDPFGGGFVDILSAEQTEKTTDWYQGTADAVRRNLTHFRTYPHDLVLVLSGDQLYRMDFRQIIDQHIRTAADVTISAIALPTSAIAGLGLMRVHDDLSIDSFVEKPKDPEVIQSLAVSPAIEQLLKTRSTEKRCLASMGIYVFKREVLQEALDNNMTDFGKEIIPGLLGKKRLFSHLFEGYWEDIGTVRAFFEANLQLAHPLPSFNFFTQIDPIYTHARYLPATKVNLCTIDHAIIGDGSIISQAHIKRCVVGIRSVLREGVDLEDVVMMGADYYESDVDFAANAANGIPNIGIGRNCHFRTAIIDKNARIGDNVTLNPVGKPNGHVRDGIAIVDGILVVSKGAIVPAGTVV
- a CDS encoding class II glutamine amidotransferase, whose translation is MCGIVGDVGTQRAVNILLEGLTRVEYCGYDSAGVAVRGKGQIAVVKKIGRVDTLAKLAAPRTFRATTGIGHTRWPTHGDVTDANTHPHLRSDGTFALIHNGVIENYVGMKRFLIEKGVTFQSETDTEALVNLFDRNVLFELRRYHPK
- a CDS encoding alkene reductase, which produces MKSSRLFDSLSMGTLHLKNRIVMAPLTRGRAGKERVPNDLMAEHYYQRASAGLLITEATVISQQGIGWIDSPGIFTDEMVEGWRKVTDKVTPTGTPIFLQLWHCGRASHSDFHHGDLPVSASAVKLNGDHIRTPLGNKPYETPRPLSLADIQTTVNDYRKAAKNAKAAGFSGVEVHGANGYLINQFLDSQTNHRDDQYGDSLENRFRFFKEVLEAVLEVWPPEQVGARISPNGAFNDMGSDDFRQTYLYATEKLNALKLGYLHIMDGLAFGFHGKGVQMTLAEFRPLFHGIIIGNCGYTKETAEERIAARHADMIAFGRPFITNPDLPERFRNNWPVNPAEDMSRWHTSGPEGYTDYAPYHPSSSA